A genomic stretch from Candidatus Amarolinea dominans includes:
- a CDS encoding helicase-associated domain-containing protein has translation MLLSLTEALSNYKLHVLTRMARTAEIEVPDRRKETLVNALVQRLYTPTAINRAMAHMNSREIACLQRLQAVDGEVRSTGLKLAMVRARLVEESPNHAAYSRYNPPPADSFETVITTLLERGLVLTRGPLGGGTLLDLEPGAVLWIPIEARRHLPPLPESKAHTVEIHSTREGSARTFQRDLYLYWSHLREKPLTPTQALWLRKSDLRAVNEKLLVKSSLGTGSGEKDARRLFFLRRLLQELDMLSHKRNQVVANEKAPFLALEPAERVKRCFELWSKGRFWNEIFGVTDVNLRTNDTAIALAHSGIVTARETVLRQLARLPHEGWVLTDTLVNRLRDQEYEFLIPRNRNHNRLAPLQNYSFGVPSNPYTNNPYGWLFDRIYGEESGWYRIEAEFARSVVREGLYWLGLVDLGYEPETLSNDKLGEPPPAFTAYRLTDMGRWLLGSGPMPQVNTDSGRVIVQPNFDVFALDPVTDMVLADLDQFCDRLSAERAVHYQITRQSVYRGSRRGWDVPRIIEFLNSVSKSQLPQNVERDLREWAIAMQRVVVHAHVSLLQTTSPALLDGVLHDHRVAGALQSRPSPDVALLVCSPTHVDQVFNALLAAGHLPARTRTDLATPVPSLTVTPAGTVSFQHRLPSIYLIAQVEPFCEQTDSETWQITAPAVHNAIDNGWTAASILDTLRTLNIGPLPPRFDLKIKAWAGHFGEARLQTLTLLQLGANKILDELLTDADVGPLLTRFVTADPSRALAVVDADNVERLCELLTERGVVFKGKIV, from the coding sequence ATGCTTCTCAGCCTGACCGAAGCCTTGAGCAACTACAAACTGCACGTCTTGACGCGCATGGCGCGCACGGCCGAGATCGAAGTGCCCGACCGGCGCAAAGAGACCCTGGTGAACGCCCTGGTGCAGCGTCTGTACACGCCGACCGCGATCAACCGTGCTATGGCGCACATGAACAGCCGCGAGATTGCCTGCCTGCAACGGCTGCAAGCTGTGGATGGAGAGGTGCGCAGCACGGGGTTGAAACTCGCCATGGTGCGTGCCCGATTGGTGGAAGAATCTCCCAACCACGCGGCGTACAGCCGCTACAATCCACCGCCGGCCGATTCCTTCGAAACCGTCATCACCACCCTGCTGGAACGCGGCCTGGTCCTCACCCGCGGGCCGCTCGGAGGCGGCACCCTGTTGGATCTGGAGCCGGGCGCCGTACTGTGGATTCCTATCGAGGCACGACGCCATCTACCGCCCTTGCCTGAGAGCAAAGCGCACACGGTGGAGATACACAGCACGCGCGAAGGCTCGGCGCGCACGTTTCAGCGCGACCTCTACCTTTACTGGAGCCATCTGCGGGAGAAACCGCTGACGCCAACCCAGGCCCTGTGGCTGCGCAAGTCCGATCTGCGCGCCGTCAATGAGAAGTTGCTGGTCAAGAGCAGCCTGGGAACCGGCAGCGGCGAAAAAGACGCCCGTCGCCTGTTCTTCCTGCGACGCCTCTTACAGGAACTGGACATGCTGAGCCACAAGCGCAACCAGGTGGTGGCCAATGAAAAAGCCCCCTTCCTGGCCCTGGAGCCTGCCGAGCGGGTCAAACGTTGCTTCGAGTTGTGGAGCAAGGGCCGTTTTTGGAATGAGATTTTTGGCGTGACCGATGTGAACTTGCGCACGAACGACACCGCGATTGCTTTGGCGCACAGTGGCATCGTTACGGCCCGCGAAACAGTGCTGCGACAGCTCGCACGGCTACCGCACGAGGGGTGGGTGTTGACCGACACCCTCGTGAATCGCCTGCGTGACCAGGAATACGAATTCCTGATCCCCCGTAACCGCAACCACAACCGTCTGGCGCCGCTCCAGAACTACAGCTTTGGCGTTCCCAGCAATCCCTACACCAATAACCCGTATGGCTGGCTGTTCGACCGCATCTACGGCGAGGAGTCCGGCTGGTACCGCATCGAAGCGGAGTTCGCGCGCAGCGTGGTGCGTGAAGGACTCTACTGGCTCGGCCTGGTGGACCTGGGCTATGAGCCGGAGACGCTCAGCAATGACAAGTTGGGCGAACCACCCCCCGCCTTTACCGCCTATCGCTTGACCGACATGGGGCGCTGGCTGCTCGGCAGCGGGCCGATGCCACAGGTCAACACCGACAGCGGTCGGGTCATTGTGCAGCCCAACTTCGACGTTTTTGCCCTCGACCCCGTGACGGACATGGTGCTGGCCGATCTCGATCAATTTTGCGATCGCCTGAGCGCCGAACGCGCCGTGCATTACCAGATCACACGCCAGTCGGTCTATCGCGGCAGCCGTCGTGGTTGGGATGTGCCGCGCATCATCGAATTCCTGAATAGTGTCAGCAAGTCGCAATTGCCACAAAACGTGGAACGCGACCTGCGTGAATGGGCCATCGCGATGCAGCGCGTGGTGGTGCATGCGCACGTTTCTCTGCTGCAAACAACCAGCCCTGCCTTGTTGGATGGGGTTCTGCACGATCACCGCGTGGCCGGCGCGCTGCAAAGCCGGCCCAGTCCGGATGTCGCCTTGCTCGTGTGCAGCCCTACCCATGTTGACCAGGTTTTCAACGCGCTGCTGGCGGCCGGGCACTTGCCGGCCCGCACCCGCACCGATCTGGCAACGCCTGTACCATCGCTAACCGTGACACCCGCTGGCACGGTCAGTTTTCAACACCGCCTGCCCAGTATCTATCTCATCGCGCAGGTCGAACCGTTTTGTGAGCAGACTGACAGTGAAACCTGGCAGATCACCGCCCCGGCGGTGCATAACGCCATTGACAACGGCTGGACCGCCGCCTCGATCCTGGATACCCTGCGGACGCTGAACATCGGCCCGTTGCCCCCGCGTTTCGATCTCAAGATCAAAGCCTGGGCAGGGCACTTTGGCGAGGCCCGCCTGCAAACGCTGACCCTTCTCCAGCTCGGCGCCAACAAAATCCTGGACGAACTACTGACCGATGCGGACGTTGGCCCGTTGTTGACGCGTTTTGTCACCGCCGATCCCTCGCGCGCGCTGGCGGTGGTTGATGCGGACAACGTCGAGCGCCTGTGCGAGCTGTTGACAGAGCGCGGCGTGGTCTTCAAGGGAAAAATCGTCTGA
- a CDS encoding helicase-associated domain-containing protein produces MPDAGGTVAGNPFSAALLARFSESALAQAKNYLIIGGVFDGELTVTPDAQFLQANVRRSTARHYHVTIQANARGEVNWLCTCPFAAQNCEHTAAVLRVWLQEPQRFTISHDDAPIYLPAAAPMAVTVTPPAAPVAAPASVPAGAALRVTPDLLLYVRRDKAAPALSKLVETLAELRSTNGEHSIYQITGQGLQAALQDGRTIAEILASLTDASDEALPEAARSRLQGWADAQDTFHLYDNLPVVEFADDFALQELLRAGGIRRYLLHIFSPRLVAIHPRHVNDLVAEMERRGLMPKVES; encoded by the coding sequence ATGCCTGACGCCGGCGGCACTGTGGCTGGCAACCCGTTCAGCGCCGCGCTGCTGGCCCGCTTTTCAGAATCGGCCCTGGCGCAGGCGAAAAACTATCTGATCATCGGGGGAGTGTTCGATGGCGAGTTGACCGTGACGCCCGACGCGCAGTTCTTGCAGGCGAACGTGCGGCGCAGCACCGCGCGTCACTATCACGTGACCATTCAGGCCAACGCGAGGGGCGAGGTCAACTGGCTGTGTACGTGCCCGTTTGCTGCGCAGAACTGCGAACACACGGCGGCGGTCTTGCGGGTATGGCTGCAAGAGCCGCAGCGCTTCACGATCTCGCACGATGACGCGCCCATCTACCTGCCGGCTGCCGCGCCAATGGCTGTCACGGTGACGCCGCCAGCCGCGCCGGTTGCCGCGCCGGCGTCCGTGCCTGCGGGCGCGGCGCTGCGTGTCACGCCAGACTTGCTGCTCTATGTGCGCCGCGACAAAGCTGCACCTGCGCTCAGCAAACTGGTGGAAACGCTGGCAGAACTGCGCAGCACGAACGGTGAGCACAGCATCTACCAAATCACCGGCCAGGGCTTGCAGGCGGCGTTGCAGGACGGGCGTACGATCGCGGAGATTCTAGCCAGCCTGACTGACGCCAGTGATGAGGCGCTGCCTGAGGCTGCCCGGTCACGTCTGCAAGGTTGGGCGGATGCGCAGGATACCTTTCACCTGTATGACAATCTGCCCGTGGTCGAGTTTGCCGACGATTTCGCCTTGCAGGAACTCCTGCGGGCAGGCGGTATTCGGCGGTATCTGCTGCACATCTTTTCCCCGCGCCTGGTGGCCATCCATCCCCGTCATGTCAATGACCTGGTGGCTGAGATGGAACGGCGCGGCCTGATGCCCAAAGTCGAGTCGTAG
- a CDS encoding DEAD/DEAH box helicase, which yields MPYSPNNPLIVQSDRSVLLEVQNDRYEAARDALARFAELQKSPEFIHTYRITPLSLWNAAAAGLSADQILADLSEYAKFDVPENVIFDIRESIGRYGRVRLEKNEDGLLILTSADVALLTELTRRKELKPYLLGQLDANTLLVDPARRGHIKQALVHVGYPAEDVAGYVEGAPLEISLLPASRASGDAFALRHYQQDAVDTFYAGGSARGGSGVIVLPCGAGKTLVGMAAIQKLQCNTLILTPSTVAARQWIRELLDKTTITEDMVGEYTGLTKEIKPITVTTYQIMTWRPRRKHGEEFVPENEYPHFGLFDQRDWGLIIYDEVHLLPAPVFRITAEIQARRRLGLTATLVREDNREEDVFSLVGPKKYDVPWKDLEAQGWIATAECHEIRISLPDDERMAYALAEDRDKYRMAATSMSKIAPLVQLLSKHRNDQVLVIGQYIEQLERVAEVVEAPLITGSTPVRERERLFQLMRDGELSRLVVSKVANFAVDLPEVNVAIQLSGSYGSRQEEAQRLGRILRPKKNGMLAHFYTLVTKDTNDQEFAANRQLFLTEQGYRYEILYAHEVPDYQPNLVATPGDHAGSRRYERPHA from the coding sequence ATGCCATACAGTCCAAACAACCCGCTCATCGTCCAGAGCGACCGCAGCGTGCTGCTGGAGGTGCAAAATGATCGCTATGAGGCGGCGCGCGATGCGCTGGCACGCTTTGCCGAGCTGCAAAAAAGCCCGGAGTTCATCCACACCTACAGAATCACCCCACTGAGCCTGTGGAACGCGGCCGCAGCCGGCCTCAGCGCCGATCAAATCCTGGCAGATCTGAGCGAGTATGCCAAATTCGACGTACCGGAAAACGTCATCTTTGATATTCGCGAGTCCATCGGACGTTATGGCCGCGTGCGCCTGGAGAAAAACGAGGACGGCCTGCTCATCCTCACCTCCGCCGACGTGGCCCTGCTCACCGAGCTGACGCGGCGCAAGGAACTGAAGCCCTATCTGCTGGGCCAACTCGATGCCAACACGCTGCTGGTGGATCCCGCGCGGCGCGGGCACATCAAGCAAGCCCTGGTGCATGTCGGCTATCCGGCCGAGGACGTGGCCGGCTACGTGGAAGGCGCACCGCTGGAGATCAGCCTGCTGCCGGCCAGCCGCGCCAGCGGGGACGCCTTCGCCCTGCGCCATTATCAGCAGGATGCGGTAGATACCTTCTATGCCGGCGGCTCGGCGCGGGGCGGCAGCGGTGTCATCGTGCTGCCCTGCGGCGCCGGCAAGACCCTCGTCGGCATGGCCGCCATCCAGAAATTGCAGTGCAACACCCTGATCCTCACCCCGAGCACCGTGGCGGCGCGCCAGTGGATTCGCGAGTTGCTGGACAAAACCACCATCACCGAGGACATGGTGGGCGAATATACCGGACTCACCAAGGAGATCAAGCCGATCACCGTGACCACCTATCAGATCATGACCTGGCGGCCGCGGCGCAAGCATGGCGAAGAGTTCGTCCCTGAAAACGAATACCCGCACTTCGGCCTGTTCGACCAGCGCGACTGGGGCCTGATCATCTATGACGAGGTACACCTGCTGCCGGCGCCGGTCTTTCGCATCACCGCGGAGATCCAGGCACGCCGCCGCCTGGGGTTGACGGCGACCCTGGTGCGTGAGGACAATCGCGAAGAGGATGTCTTCTCCCTGGTTGGCCCCAAGAAGTATGACGTGCCCTGGAAGGACCTGGAGGCACAGGGCTGGATCGCCACGGCCGAATGTCATGAGATTCGCATTTCCCTGCCGGACGATGAGCGCATGGCGTACGCGCTGGCCGAAGATCGGGACAAGTACCGCATGGCCGCCACGTCTATGTCTAAGATCGCCCCGCTGGTGCAATTGCTCTCTAAGCATCGCAATGATCAGGTGCTCGTCATCGGCCAGTACATCGAGCAGTTGGAGCGTGTGGCCGAAGTGGTCGAAGCGCCGCTCATCACCGGCAGCACACCGGTGCGCGAGCGTGAGCGCCTCTTCCAACTGATGCGTGACGGCGAGCTCAGCCGGCTGGTGGTGTCGAAGGTCGCCAACTTCGCCGTTGACCTGCCGGAAGTCAATGTGGCGATCCAACTCAGCGGCAGCTACGGCAGCCGCCAGGAGGAAGCACAGCGCCTGGGGCGCATCCTGCGCCCCAAGAAGAATGGCATGTTGGCGCACTTCTACACGCTGGTCACCAAAGACACCAACGACCAGGAGTTTGCGGCCAACCGTCAGTTGTTCCTGACCGAGCAGGGCTATCGCTACGAAATTCTATACGCCCATGAAGTCCCGGACTACCAGCCCAACCTTGTAGCCACGCCCGGCGATCACGCGGGCAGCCGGCGTTATGAGCGACCCCATGCCTGA
- a CDS encoding cell division/cell wall cluster transcriptional repressor MraZ gives MLDSKGRLTIPSRYRTALAPGGMVTRGMGDYLIVLPLSEWQGLAERLQDKPMLTDLAIGELRRWLYAEAADVELDTQGRFILPPDLRAFASITDSVTVAGVGTHLELWAPTLWQDRRAHLMQDNEMTSLFRALSI, from the coding sequence ATGCTTGATAGCAAAGGTCGCCTGACCATTCCGTCCCGATACCGCACCGCGTTGGCGCCTGGCGGGATGGTGACCCGCGGCATGGGTGACTATCTGATCGTCCTGCCGTTGAGCGAATGGCAGGGCCTGGCCGAGCGCCTGCAGGATAAGCCCATGCTGACCGATCTGGCTATTGGGGAGCTGCGCCGCTGGTTGTATGCGGAGGCGGCCGATGTGGAACTGGATACCCAGGGCCGTTTCATTCTTCCACCCGACCTGCGCGCGTTTGCCAGCATCACCGATAGTGTGACGGTGGCCGGTGTCGGTACGCACCTGGAACTGTGGGCGCCTACCTTGTGGCAGGATCGCCGTGCGCACCTGATGCAGGACAACGAGATGACGTCGCTCTTTCGGGCGCTGAGCATTTAG
- the rsmH gene encoding 16S rRNA (cytosine(1402)-N(4))-methyltransferase RsmH, translating into MAAYPPADEGHVPVLLNETLAALALTPGADVIDGTLGGAGHAEAILQAIAPTGRLLGLDADPAAVARARMRLAPFGERAILAQANFDQMRIVAGAYRLAPAAILLDLGLSSYQLAGDDRGFSFLSAGPLDMRFNPAAGRSAADLVNTLDEVELADLIFRYGEERFSRRIARALVTARPLSEARVVAAVIARATGGRHERIHPATRTFQALRIAVNDELGALERVLPQALDLLQIAGRLVVISFHSLEDRLVKQFMQREASDCICPPRLPVCVCGHRARLRLSVKKPIAATEAEVSRNPRSRSAHLRVAEKIA; encoded by the coding sequence GTGGCCGCGTACCCGCCGGCTGACGAGGGTCATGTCCCGGTCCTGCTCAACGAAACCCTGGCTGCGCTGGCCCTGACCCCGGGCGCCGATGTGATTGATGGGACATTAGGCGGCGCCGGTCACGCCGAAGCGATTTTGCAGGCGATAGCCCCCACAGGTCGCCTCCTGGGTTTGGATGCCGACCCGGCCGCAGTGGCCCGTGCGCGTATGCGCCTGGCGCCCTTTGGCGAGCGTGCCATTCTGGCGCAGGCCAATTTCGATCAGATGCGCATCGTGGCCGGCGCGTACCGGCTGGCGCCGGCGGCGATCCTGCTCGACTTGGGACTGTCATCGTATCAATTGGCCGGTGACGACCGCGGCTTTAGTTTCTTGAGCGCAGGCCCTCTTGACATGCGCTTCAACCCGGCCGCGGGCCGTTCGGCAGCCGACCTGGTCAATACGTTGGACGAAGTTGAACTGGCCGATCTGATCTTCCGCTACGGCGAGGAGCGCTTCTCGCGTCGGATTGCGCGTGCCCTGGTGACGGCTCGCCCGCTGTCTGAGGCCAGGGTGGTGGCCGCGGTGATTGCCCGGGCGACGGGTGGTCGTCATGAACGCATTCATCCCGCGACGCGCACGTTTCAGGCGCTGCGCATCGCGGTCAACGATGAGTTGGGCGCGTTGGAGCGGGTATTGCCCCAGGCCCTTGACCTGCTGCAAATCGCTGGGCGCCTGGTTGTCATTAGCTTTCATTCGTTGGAAGATCGCCTTGTCAAGCAGTTCATGCAGCGCGAAGCCAGCGACTGTATTTGCCCGCCCCGTTTGCCGGTCTGTGTGTGTGGGCATCGTGCCCGTCTGCGCTTGAGCGTGAAGAAACCGATTGCGGCCACGGAGGCTGAGGTGAGCCGCAACCCGCGCAGCCGCAGCGCGCATCTGCGAGTGGCAGAAAAAATCGCCTGA